A DNA window from Castanea sativa cultivar Marrone di Chiusa Pesio chromosome 7, ASM4071231v1 contains the following coding sequences:
- the LOC142644576 gene encoding protein NLP2-like has translation MPMSFLTGSIVGKRFYNEVKAKGFIVLPGSSSSSSSSSRCTKLLAQSPCEMEIERKLNMEYSSFTPNNSTAYGNFSDNNTMASDFMGELLSEGCWLETSTGGFNFLPPAPLPTTTTPSRALNDPSHYHLPSLDSNPHQQIYQEDQTEGAFPESESILVDGNELGRKWWIGPRENPVPCSSVKERLVLAVEYLKECTKNMNVLIQIWVPIRKGERYFLSTYDQPYSFDPNSKSLADYRNVSRAYQFAVEEDREESVGIPGRVFLGRLPEWTPDVRFFKRDEYPRISYAQQYDIRGSLALPVFERGSGTCLGVVEIVTTTQKINYRPELEHVCQALEAVDLRSSQYFSPPTVKACDELYQAELNEIVEVLTSVSKTHRLPLALTWAPCVQQGKGGCRHSDENFAHCVSTVDTACYVADLEVLGFLEACSEYHLFRGEGTVGTAFTTTKPCFATDITAFSKTEYPLSHHARMFGLHAAVAIPLRSIYTGSADFVLEFFLPKDCQDPEEQKQMLNSLSIVLQQACRSPHAVVDKELEEEAILYPVKEVVVGSDGKPTSSTTTNLKEACSKESSWVAHMMEAQQKGKGVSISLEYQEEESNEEFKVTTHWDSTQVELRSGQAFSDFGAQLQQSSESKGSAEGGGDSYSYGGRQSSGGRKAGEKRRTKTEKTISLPVLRQYFAGSLKDAAKSIGVCPTTLKRICRQHGITRWPSRKIKKVGHSLRKLQLVIDSVQGAEGSIQIGSFYNSFPELSSQQANSPSSSLNMSDSKHPHSKQESGLLSFGSGPLKSPASSCSQTSSPRIYCTTGEEQHSTSINALSSADTLMTENLGGILHGACSDAELHALNLQQEPNLTHRVESLKSFGEHPGLETQSCLPESSSQNSRDGDAFRVKATFGDEKIRFSLHPNWSFGALQLEIARRFNLDDVSRVDIKYLDDDREWVLLTCDADLQECMDMFRASQSHTIRLSLQHACDQSLGSPFGGSGLS, from the exons ATGCCGATGTCGTTTTTGACTGGTTCGATAGTGGGGAAGAGGTTCTACAATGAGGTGAAG GCAAAGGGATTTATAGTACTTCCTGGAagttcctcttcttcttcttcatcttcacgT TGCACAAAACTCTTAGCGCAGTCTCCTTGTGAAATGGAAATCGAAAGGAAGCTCAACATGGAATACAGTAGCTTTACACCAAATAATTCTACAGCATATGGAAACTTCTCAGACAATAACACCATGGCATCAGATTTCATGGGTGAACTTTTATCTGAAGGGTGCTGGTTAGAGACCTCAACTGGTGGCTTCAACTTTTTGCCTCCAGCTCCTTTACCTACTACTACTACTCCGTCTCGTGCTCTCAATGACCCTTCACATTACCATTTGCCTTCTCTGGACTCCAACCCTCATCAGCAAATCTATCAAGAAGATCAGACTGAGGGAGCTTTTCCTGAATCAGAAAGCATTCTAGTAGATGGCAATGAACTTGGCAGAAAATGGTGGATTGGTCCAAGGGAAAATCCTGTTCCTTGTTCCTCAGTGAAAGAGAGATTAGTGCTGGCCGTTGAATACTTAAAAGAATGTACAAAGAACATGAATGTGCTTATTCAAATATGGGTGCCAATAAGGAAAGGAGAGAGATATTTTCTTAGCACATATGACCAGCCTTATTCCTTTGATCCTAATAGCAAAAGCCTTGCAGATTACAGAAATGTTTCAAGGGCTTATCAGTTTGCAGTTGAGGAAGATAGAGAGGAATCTGTTGGGATCCCAGGTAGAGTTTTCTTGGGAAGGTTGCCTGAGTGGACCCCTGATGTTCGTTTCTTTAAAAGAGATGAGTACCCACGTATTAGTTATGCACAGCAATATGATATTCGTGGCTCTCTAGCTCTTCCTGTTTTTGAAAGAGGTAGTGGAACTTGCTtgggagttgttgagattgtcACAACCACTCAGAAGATCAATTATCGACCTGAACTTGAACATGTTTGCCAAGCTCTTGAg GCTGTGGATCTTAGAAGTTCTCAATACTTCAGCCCTCCTACTGTGAAG GCCTGTGATGAGTTGTACCAAGCAGAATTGAATGAGATAGTAGAGGTTTTGACATCTGTTAGCAAGACACATAGATTGCCTTTAGCCCTAACTTGGGCCCCTTGTGTCCAACAAGGTAAAGGTGGATGCAGACATTCTGATGAGAATTTTGCACACTGTGTTTCAACTGTGGACACTGCTTGCTATGTTGCTGATCTAGAAGTATTGGGGTTTCTTGAGGCTTGCTCTGAGTACCATTTGTTTCGAGGAGAAGGAACTGTTGGGACTGCATTCACTACAACAAAACCATGTTTTGCAACTGATATCACTGCCTTCAGCAAGACGGAATATCCTCTCTCTCATCATGCTAGGATGTTTGGGCTACATGCTGCTGTGGCAATTCCCCTTCGAAGCATCTATACCGGCTCAGCTGATTTCGTGTTGGAGTTTTTCCTACCAAAGGATTGCCAAGATCCTGAAGAACAAAAGCAAATGCTCAATTCATTGTCCATTGTGTTACAACAGGCTTGTAGGAGTCCACATGCTGTGGTTGATAAAGAACTTGAGGAAGAAGCAATTTTATACCCAGTTAAGGAAGTGGTTGTTGGTTCAGATGGGAAACCAACTAGTTCTACTACTACGAATTTGAAAGAAGCTTGTTCAAAAGAGTCATCCTGGGTTGCTCATATGATGGAGGCACAGCAAAAAGGCAAAGGTGTGTCTATCTCTTTGGAGTATCAGGAAGAAGAATCTAATGAAGAATTCAAGGTGACAACTCATTGGGATAGTACTCAAGTCGAGTTGCGAAGTGGGCAAGCGTTTTCAGACTTTGGGGCTCAACTTCAGCAAAGTTCTGAGTCCAAGGGTAGTGCTGAGGGTGGTGGAGATTCTTATTCTTATGGTGGCCGACAGTCCTCAGGTGGAAGAAAAGCTGGAGAGAAGAGGAGGACCAAAACTGAGAAGACTATCAGCTTGCCAGTTCTAAGGCAATACTTTGCTGGGAGCCTCAAAGATGCTGCTAAAAGTATTGGAG TGTGCCCCACTACTCTGAAAAGGATATGCAGGCAACATGGGATTACAAGATGGCCTTCTAGAAAGATTAAGAAGGTAGGTCACTCTCTGAGGAAACTCCAGCTTGTGATTGATTCAGTCCAAGGAGCTGAGGGTTCCATTCAAATCGGATCTTTCTATAATAGCTTCCCAGAATTGAGTTCACAGCAGGCAAACAGTCCTTCCTCATCCTTGAACATGAGTGACTCAAAGCACCCACACTCTAAACAAGAGAGTGGCTTACTTAGCTTTGGTTCTGGTCCCTTAAAATCTCCAGCTTCTTCATGCAGTCAAACTTCTAGTCCCAGAATCTATTGTACCACAGGAGAAGAGCAGCATAGCACTAGCATTAATGCTTTGAGTAGTGCAGACACTTTAATGACTGAAAACCTTGGTGGGATTTTGCATGGGGCTTGCAGTGATGCAGAACTACATGCCTTGAATCTTCAACAGGAACCAAACCTTACTCATAGAGTTGAAAGCCTCAAGTCATTTGGAGAGCATCCGGGTCTTGAAACTCAATCTTGCTTACCAGAAAGTAGCAGCCAGAATTCAAGAGATGGGGATGCTTTTAGAGTTAAAGCTACCTTTGGTGATGAAAAAATCAGGTTCAGCTTGCATCCCAATTGGAGTTTTGGAGCTCTACAGCTAGAGATTGCAAGGAGATTCAATTTAGATGATGTTAGTAGAGTTGATATCAAGTATTTGGATGATGATAGAGAGTGGGTGCTTTTGACATGTGATGCTGATCTTCAAGAGTGCATGGATATGTTTAGAGCATCTCAAAGTCACACAATCAGACTCTCACTTCAGCATGCTTGTGATCAAAGTCTTGGAAGTCCTTTTGGTGGCAGTGGCctgtcttaa
- the LOC142642652 gene encoding pentatricopeptide repeat-containing protein At2g17140: MEQQTSFQLTTKALFKNTNNPKLAWQLFKRILSSPTHHSHFLRSIPIVARILIHAKMHSEIDTLHQLLLVSQPIETSHPCLISLVRVLAQMGLVDKAVSQFKSIRTRVPEKPPSVFLYNLLLESALKEKRVDFVNWLYRDMIVAGISPETYTFNVLMSALCDSGRLEEAREVFDRMSEKGCQPNVFSVGILVRGYCRAGLANEGLEFLNEMRGCNIFPNRVVYNTLISSFCKEGRTDEAEKLVEKMREDGLPPDVVTFNSRISALCSAGKILEASRIFRDMQIDEEKLGLPQPNIVTYNLMLEGFCKDGMLEDAKTLFESMQKVGDFINLESYNIWLLGLVRDGKLLKARLVLKEMVDNGIKPSVYSYNILMDGLCKNGMLSDARMVMGLMKSSGIPPDTVTYSTLLHGYCSKGRISEANNILHEMMTSSCLPNTHTCNILLHSLWKEGRTSEAEELLKRMNERSYGLDTVTCNIVIDGLCNNGNLDKAIEIVNGMSTHGSAALGNLGNSYIALVDDSSDGKKCTPDLVTYSTIINGLCKAGRLVEAKKKFTEMVRKNLLPDSVIYDTFIHTFCKQGKLSSAFRVLKDMEIRGCNKSLQTYNSLILGLGSKNQIFEIYGLMDEMRERGVSPNVCTYNNVINCLCEGGRVKDATALLDEMLQKGISPNISSFRIVIKAFCKACDFGLAKEIFEIALSVCSHKEALYSFMFNELLAGNEVSEAKELFQAALDRNFDLGNFLYKDLIDRLCKDKKLEDASGILHKMINIGYGFDPASFMPVIDGLGKQGNKHEADELAERMMEMASEGRVENKVYRNQNEIFRGKPNKNGESDWQNILHRDDGSGIALKALKRVQRGLGQGSISSLQPHKNEFLDYWDGGG; encoded by the exons ATGGAGCAACAAACAAGCTTTCAGCTCACCACCAAAGCTCTTTTCAAAAACACCAACAATCCCAAACTAGCATGGCAACTCTTCAAGCGAATTCTCTCTTCACCTACTCATCACTCTCACTTTCTTCGATCAATACCCATCGTTGCTCGCATCCTTATCCACGCAAAAATGCACAGCGAAATCGACACCCTTCACCAACTCCTCCTCGTATCGCAGCCCATCGAAACCTCTCACCCTTGTCTCATTTCCCTGGTGAGAGTCTTAGCCCAAATGGGTCTCGTCGATAAGGCCGTTTCCCAATTCAAATCGATTAGAACCCGGGTCCCAGAAAAGCCTCCTTCGGTTTTTTTGTACAATTTGCTTCTTGAGTCTGCTTTAAAGGAAAAGCGTGTAGATTTTGTGAATTGGTTGTATAGGGATATGATTGTTGCTGGAATTAGTCCGGAAACTTATACTTTTAATGTTTTGATGAGTGCATTATGTGATTCAGGTCGTTTGGAAGAGGCCCGAGAGGTGTTTGATAGAATGTCTGAAAAGGGTTGTCAGCCAAATGTGTTCAGTGTTGGTATTTTGGTGCGTGGGTATTGTAGAGCTGGGCTTGCTAATGAAGGTTTGGAGTTCTTAAATGAGATGAGGGGTTGTAATATTTTTCCCAATAGGGTTGTGTACAATACATTGATATCTAGTTTTTGTAAAGAAGGTAGGACTGATGAGGCTGAGAAATTGgtagagaaaatgagagaggatGGTTTGCCTCCAGATGTTGTTACTTTCAATTCTAGGATATCAGCTCTTTGTAGTGCAGGGAAAATCCTAGAAGCTTCTAGGATTTTTAGAGATATGcaaattgatgaagaaaaatTGGGGTTGCCTCAACCTAATATTGTAACATATAATTTAATGTTGGAGGGGTTTTGCAAGGATGGGATGCTGGAGGATGCAAAGACCCTGTTTGAGTCTATGCAAAAAGTTGgtgattttataaatttggaGAGTTATAATATATGGTTGCTGGGTTTGGTCAGGGATGGGAAGCTCTTAAAGGCACGGTTGGTTCTCAAAGAGATGGTGGACAATGGTATTAAACCCAGTGTTTACTCATATAACATCTTGATGGATGGGCTATGTAAAAATGGGATGCTTTCTGATGCAAGAATGGTAATGGGACTAATGAAAAGTAGTGGTATTCCCCCAGATACGGTAACTTATAGTACTTTACTTCATGGGTACTGCAGTAAGGGGAGAATCTCTGAAGCCAATAATATTCTGCATGAGATGATGACTAGTAGTTGTTTACCAAATACTCATACTTGCAACATCTTGCTGCACAGCTTATGGAAAGAGGGGAGAACATCAGAAGCAGAGGAATTACTGAAAAGGATGAATGAGAGAAGTTATGGTTTAGACACCGTGACATGCAATATTGTGATTGATGGTCTGTGTAATAATGGGAATTTGGACAAAGCAATTGAAATCGTGAATGGGATGTCGACTCATGGAAGTGCGGCTCTTGGTAATCTAGGGAACTCATATATTGCCCTAGTTGATGATAGTAGTGATGGGAAGAAATGCACGCCTGATTTAGTCACATACTCAACAATAATTAATGGGTTATGCAAGGCTGGGAGGCTTGTCGAAGCCAAAAAGAAGTTCACTGAGATGGTGAGAAAAAACTTGCTTCCTGATTCTGTGATTTATGATACTTTTATACATACTTTCTGTAAACAAGGAAAACTATCGTCTGCATTTCGAGTTTTGAAAGACATGGAGATAAGAGGTTGCAACAAGAGCCTTCAAACCTATAACTCGTTGATCCTGGGCTTAGGgagtaaaaatcaaatatttgaaatatatgGGCTGatggatgagatgagagaaagagggGTTTCTCCTAATGTTTGCACTTATAATAATGTAATCAATTGTCTTTGTGAAGGAGGGAGAGTCAAAGATGCTACTGCTCTTTTGGATGAAATGTTGCAGAAGGGCATATCCCCTAATATATCTTCCTTCAGAATAGTAATTAAAGCTTTCTGCAAGGCATGTGATTTTGGACTAGCAAAGGAAATATTTGAGATTGCTCTAAGTGTATGCAGCCACAAGGAAGCATTATATAGTTTCATGTTCAATGAGTTACTTGCTGGGAATGAAGTCTCTGAGGCTAAAGAGCTATTCCAAGCTGCATTGGATAGGAATTTTGATCTAGGGAACTTCCTGTATAAAGATCTTATTGACAGACTCTGTAAGGATAAAAAGTTAGAGGATGCTAGTGGAATTCTTCATAAGATGATCAATATAGGATATGGATTTGATCCTGCATCATTCATGCCAGTTATTGATGGCTTGGGTAAGCAGGGAAACAAGCATGAGGCTGATGAACTTGCGGAGAGGATGATGGAAATGGCTTCAGAAGGTAGGGTGGAAAACAAGGTTTATCGAAATCAAAACGAGATATTTAGGGGAAAACCAAATAAGAATGGCGAAAGTGATTGGCAGAACATACTTCACAG AGATGATGGCAGTGGAATTGCATTGAAAGCTCTTAAGCGGGTACAGAGAGGCTTGGGCCAGGGTAGCATATCAAGTTTGCAGCCCCataaaaatgaatttcttgATTACTGGGACGGTGGCGGTTAA